A part of Desulfotomaculum nigrificans DSM 574 genomic DNA contains:
- a CDS encoding DEAD/DEAH box helicase — translation MNQERVTKFFGNLELDSCIVQGLVDMGFEEPTPIQQLAVPLVLAGHDIIGQAQTGTGKTAAFGIPLVARLNFRKRGVQAIIITPTRELAIQVGEEINKIGRYRRARVLPIYGGQSIERQIRSLRQGVHVVVGTPGRLLDHLRRQTLKLDQVSMVVLDEADEMLDMGFIDDIEEILRHTPPERQTLLFSATMPEEISRLARQYMTDPKFVTVSKANITAPSIEQIYYEAPEKHKLEALCRILDTTEITQGIVFCRTKRGVDELVAGLQARGYTAVSLHGDLSQQQRNTVMRQFRSGEVELLVATDVAARGLDIEGVSHVINYDIPQDPEFYVHRIGRTGRAGRSGVAITIITPREYRQLRLIENLTKTRIKRGRLPSIADVAERQREGIKDRLVQIIEEGKLAYYRSVVDPLTDEYDPIDIAAAALKISLDLEPAGEDIDLDTVNFGDTGARPGMVRLFLTLGRKDQTSPAEIVKLFSEESGIPGSKIGSINIYENFSFVEVPEDWANCVISCLHRKNFKGRRLFVEPARARK, via the coding sequence ATGAACCAAGAAAGGGTAACAAAGTTCTTTGGCAACCTTGAATTAGACTCGTGTATTGTACAAGGGTTAGTGGATATGGGGTTTGAGGAACCAACCCCCATTCAACAACTTGCTGTTCCTCTGGTGCTGGCCGGGCATGATATTATTGGCCAGGCCCAGACAGGAACCGGGAAAACGGCTGCCTTTGGTATCCCCCTGGTGGCCCGGCTAAATTTTCGTAAGCGGGGTGTACAGGCCATTATAATTACCCCCACCAGGGAGTTAGCTATTCAAGTAGGGGAAGAGATTAACAAGATTGGTCGCTACCGGAGAGCTAGAGTATTGCCCATTTATGGAGGCCAATCCATTGAACGACAAATTCGTTCACTGCGTCAAGGGGTCCATGTTGTGGTGGGTACTCCCGGTCGGCTGTTGGACCATTTAAGACGTCAGACATTAAAACTTGATCAGGTTAGCATGGTGGTTTTGGACGAGGCAGATGAAATGTTGGATATGGGGTTCATTGATGACATCGAAGAAATCCTTCGTCATACACCACCAGAACGGCAAACTCTACTTTTTTCTGCCACTATGCCCGAGGAAATTAGCAGGTTAGCCCGCCAGTATATGACTGACCCTAAATTTGTTACTGTCAGCAAGGCCAACATAACTGCACCTAGTATTGAACAGATTTATTACGAAGCGCCGGAAAAACATAAACTAGAAGCATTGTGCAGAATTCTTGACACCACAGAGATTACCCAGGGGATAGTTTTTTGTCGCACCAAACGCGGCGTGGATGAACTGGTGGCTGGCCTACAAGCCAGGGGTTATACTGCTGTATCATTACATGGGGATCTAAGCCAACAGCAACGAAATACTGTTATGAGACAATTTCGTTCGGGGGAGGTAGAATTACTGGTGGCCACCGATGTGGCAGCCAGAGGCCTGGATATAGAGGGTGTTTCCCACGTAATTAACTATGATATCCCCCAGGATCCCGAATTTTATGTGCATCGTATTGGTCGCACCGGTCGCGCGGGACGATCCGGGGTGGCTATAACCATTATTACTCCGCGGGAATACCGGCAACTCAGACTAATTGAAAACCTAACCAAAACCAGAATCAAGCGGGGTCGGTTGCCTAGTATTGCTGATGTCGCTGAGCGGCAACGAGAAGGAATTAAGGATAGACTGGTGCAAATTATTGAAGAGGGTAAGTTGGCATATTATCGATCTGTTGTAGATCCTTTAACAGACGAATATGATCCCATTGATATTGCCGCTGCTGCCCTTAAAATATCTTTAGATTTAGAACCAGCGGGTGAAGACATCGACCTGGATACGGTAAATTTTGGTGATACCGGGGCTAGGCCAGGTATGGTTAGGTTGTTTCTGACCCTGGGACGGAAAGATCAAACCTCTCCGGCCGAGATTGTTAAGTTGTTCTCGGAGGAATCGGGCATTCCGGGTAGCAAGATTGGCAGTATTAACATTTACGAGAATTTTAGTTTTGTTGAGGTACCGGAAGATTGGGCCAACTGTGTCATCAGCTGCTTACACCGCAAAAACTTTAAAGGCCGGAGATTGTTTGTGGAACCAGCACGGGCCAGAAAGTAA
- the recA gene encoding recombinase RecA: MSDKVKALELALSNIEKQFGKGSIMKLGEATKLNIEAISTGALSLDIALGVGGVPRGRVIEIYGPESSGKTTVALHIIAEAQKTGGMAAFIDAEHALDPVYARRLGVDIDNLLVSQPDTGEQALEICEALVRSGAIDVVVVDSVAALVPRAEIEGEMGDTHVGLQARLMSQALRKLTGIVSKSRSIVIFINQVREKVGVVYGSPEVTTGGRALKFYASVRLEVRKHENIKQGVDIIGSRTKVKVVKNKVAPPFKMAEFDIMYGTGISKEGSLLDVATDLKIINKSGAWYSYGDERLGQGRENVKELFKERPELCQEIEAKVREKLALGSTLPAKEDLTDQPETVDPE; this comes from the coding sequence ATGTCCGATAAAGTCAAAGCCCTTGAGTTGGCACTTTCCAACATTGAAAAACAGTTTGGTAAAGGGTCAATTATGAAACTGGGAGAAGCCACCAAACTTAACATTGAGGCAATATCTACCGGGGCATTGTCTTTGGATATTGCCCTGGGGGTAGGCGGAGTGCCACGTGGGCGAGTGATAGAAATTTATGGACCTGAATCATCAGGTAAAACTACGGTGGCTTTACATATCATTGCCGAGGCCCAAAAAACGGGCGGTATGGCCGCTTTTATCGATGCAGAACACGCCCTTGACCCGGTTTATGCCCGGAGATTGGGCGTAGATATCGATAACTTGCTGGTTTCTCAACCTGATACCGGGGAGCAAGCGCTGGAGATATGTGAAGCACTGGTGCGCAGCGGGGCTATAGATGTGGTGGTGGTGGACTCTGTGGCTGCCCTGGTGCCTAGAGCCGAGATTGAGGGAGAAATGGGCGATACCCATGTGGGCTTGCAGGCCAGGCTGATGTCCCAAGCCTTGAGAAAACTTACCGGTATTGTCAGTAAGTCTAGAAGTATTGTTATTTTTATTAACCAGGTGCGGGAAAAAGTCGGAGTGGTATACGGTTCTCCGGAGGTAACTACCGGCGGCAGGGCTTTGAAATTTTATGCCTCCGTACGCTTGGAGGTGCGCAAGCACGAAAATATTAAACAAGGTGTGGACATAATCGGCAGCCGGACGAAAGTGAAGGTGGTTAAAAATAAAGTTGCCCCACCCTTTAAAATGGCTGAATTTGATATTATGTACGGTACCGGTATTTCCAAAGAAGGAAGTCTCTTAGATGTAGCCACCGATTTAAAAATAATAAATAAGAGCGGGGCCTGGTATTCTTATGGGGATGAGAGGTTGGGCCAGGGCCGTGAAAATGTGAAGGAATTGTTTAAGGAGCGCCCGGAATTATGCCAGGAGATCGAAGCTAAGGTACGGGAAAAATTAGCTTTAGGTAGTACCTTACCGGCCAAAGAAGATCTCACAGATCAACCTGAGACAGTGGATCCTGAATAA
- the rny gene encoding ribonuclease Y, with the protein MDLTQAVLIIIITALVSLAVGFFIRKNIAEGKIASAESQAKKIVEEAEKEAEAKKREAVVMAKEEVLKLRNELEREIRERRNELQRLERRLVQKEETLDRKMDSMEKKEESLSRKEAEIESTKVELANILNRQLAELERISGLSSEEARQILLNDIEKELQHDTALMIKEYENRAKEESEKRARDIIASAIQRCAADHVAEATVAVIPLPNDEMKGRIIGREGRNIRAFETLTGIDLIIDDTPEAVILSGFDPIRREVARLALERLISDGRIHPARIEEMVEKAQKDVEVQIREAGEQATFETGVHGLHPELVKLLGRLKFRTSYGQNVLKHSIEVCHLAGLMAAELGIDVKLAKRAGLLHDIGKAVDHEVEGPHVAIGVNLAQKYKESPEVIHAIAAHHGDEEPKTIEAVLVQAADAISAARPGARRETLESYIKRLQKLEEIASTFEGVEKSFAIQAGREIRIMVKPDKVDDLAAIRLVRDIAKKIENELDYPGQIKVMIIRETRYVEYAK; encoded by the coding sequence GTGGATCTTACGCAAGCAGTTTTAATAATTATTATTACAGCTTTGGTTAGTCTCGCTGTTGGTTTTTTTATCCGTAAAAATATTGCCGAAGGGAAAATTGCCTCAGCCGAATCCCAAGCTAAAAAGATTGTGGAAGAGGCTGAAAAGGAAGCCGAAGCTAAAAAGCGGGAAGCTGTTGTAATGGCTAAAGAGGAAGTCCTTAAGCTTCGTAACGAACTGGAAAGAGAAATTCGTGAACGAAGGAATGAGCTTCAACGCTTAGAGAGACGTCTGGTACAAAAAGAAGAAACACTGGACAGGAAAATGGATTCCATGGAGAAGAAAGAGGAATCCCTCAGTCGAAAAGAAGCTGAAATTGAAAGCACCAAAGTTGAACTTGCCAATATTCTGAATCGTCAGTTGGCCGAACTGGAACGAATTTCCGGTCTATCATCGGAAGAGGCTCGTCAAATTCTGCTGAACGATATTGAGAAAGAGCTTCAGCATGATACGGCACTTATGATTAAGGAATATGAAAATAGGGCCAAGGAAGAATCAGAAAAAAGGGCACGGGATATTATTGCTTCAGCAATTCAAAGATGTGCTGCGGACCATGTGGCGGAAGCCACCGTGGCCGTTATTCCTCTGCCTAATGATGAAATGAAGGGCCGTATCATTGGTAGAGAGGGTCGCAATATTAGGGCCTTTGAAACCTTAACCGGTATTGATTTAATTATCGACGATACACCTGAGGCAGTTATACTATCAGGTTTTGATCCAATTCGCCGTGAGGTAGCCCGTTTGGCTTTGGAAAGACTGATATCCGATGGTCGCATCCACCCGGCTCGTATTGAGGAAATGGTGGAGAAGGCGCAGAAGGATGTTGAGGTGCAAATTAGAGAAGCCGGCGAGCAGGCAACCTTTGAAACAGGTGTGCATGGGTTACACCCCGAGTTGGTAAAATTACTGGGGCGACTCAAATTCCGTACCAGTTACGGGCAGAATGTGCTTAAGCATTCTATTGAGGTTTGCCACTTGGCAGGGCTGATGGCAGCTGAACTGGGTATAGATGTTAAGTTGGCCAAGCGGGCAGGTTTGTTACACGATATTGGTAAAGCTGTGGACCATGAGGTAGAAGGGCCCCACGTGGCCATTGGTGTTAACTTGGCTCAAAAATATAAGGAAAGTCCTGAAGTTATTCATGCCATTGCTGCTCACCATGGCGATGAGGAACCAAAGACCATTGAAGCTGTACTTGTCCAAGCTGCTGATGCCATTTCTGCAGCCCGCCCAGGCGCTCGCAGGGAAACCCTTGAATCTTATATTAAGCGCTTACAGAAGTTGGAGGAAATTGCCAGTACCTTTGAAGGTGTGGAAAAATCCTTTGCCATCCAAGCTGGACGGGAAATTCGCATCATGGTTAAGCCCGATAAGGTTGACGATCTGGCTGCTATTCGCTTGGTGCGAGATATTGCTAAAAAGATTGAAAACGAACTGGATTATCCCGGGCAAATTAAAGTTATGATAATTCGGGAAACCAGGTATGTTGAATATGCTAAATAA
- a CDS encoding TIGR00282 family metallophosphoesterase, with protein sequence MRILMIGDIVGRPGRRAILNSLPDLRSELNIDFVIANGENAAAGHGITKEIAKQLFAAGVDVLTMGNHVWNKKEIIDYIDKEKRIIRPANYPPGTPGLGYNIFPAKDGVLIAVVNISGRVFMQELDCPFRVVDQVLAEIGDQTNIIIVDFHAEATSEKVAMGWYLDGRVTAICGTHTHVQTADERILPKGSAYITDVGMTGPRDSVIGVTVDSVIEKFITQMPRKFEVADTDYQLNAVVIGVNPQNGLAYEIERVFNLE encoded by the coding sequence TTGCGTATTTTAATGATTGGAGATATTGTGGGACGTCCTGGAAGACGTGCTATCTTAAATAGTCTGCCTGATCTGAGATCAGAATTAAACATTGATTTTGTTATTGCCAACGGGGAAAATGCTGCTGCCGGACATGGCATTACCAAAGAAATTGCTAAACAGCTTTTTGCAGCTGGAGTAGATGTTTTGACCATGGGTAATCATGTTTGGAATAAAAAAGAAATCATTGATTATATTGATAAAGAAAAAAGGATTATCCGTCCTGCTAATTACCCCCCAGGTACTCCCGGACTTGGTTATAATATATTCCCCGCCAAAGACGGGGTGCTTATTGCGGTGGTTAATATTTCCGGGAGAGTGTTCATGCAGGAGCTTGATTGTCCTTTTCGGGTAGTAGATCAAGTTTTGGCAGAGATTGGTGATCAAACCAATATCATTATCGTGGATTTTCATGCGGAGGCCACCTCGGAAAAGGTGGCCATGGGGTGGTACCTTGACGGTAGGGTGACGGCTATCTGTGGTACCCATACCCACGTGCAAACAGCTGATGAGCGGATTTTACCCAAGGGTAGTGCTTATATTACTGATGTTGGCATGACCGGCCCAAGGGATTCGGTAATCGGGGTAACCGTAGATAGTGTGATAGAAAAATTTATTACCCAAATGCCCCGTAAATTTGAGGTGGCAGATACCGATTATCAGTTAAATGCCGTAGTTATTGGTGTTAACCCTCAAAATGGATTGGCCTATGAAATTGAACGAGTTTTTAACCTGGAATAA
- a CDS encoding stage V sporulation protein S produces MEVLKVSAKSNPNSVAGALAGVLRERGCAEMQAIGAGALNQAVKAIAIARGFVAPSGVDLICIPAFTDVIIDGEERTAIKLIVEPR; encoded by the coding sequence ATGGAAGTGTTAAAAGTTTCAGCAAAGTCCAATCCAAATTCTGTAGCCGGAGCACTGGCCGGTGTGCTTAGAGAACGTGGTTGCGCTGAAATGCAAGCCATCGGGGCTGGTGCGTTAAATCAGGCGGTCAAAGCTATTGCCATTGCCAGAGGTTTTGTTGCACCCAGCGGAGTAGATTTGATTTGCATCCCTGCATTCACTGATGTCATTATAGACGGAGAAGAAAGAACAGCTATTAAACTTATTGTAGAACCCAGATAA
- a CDS encoding dipeptidase gives MPVVDAHCDTLTILASQKRSLGTESTNGHLDLPRLRKGGVNVQFFAIFVGPEYSSSPVKYTNQIITLFNEEIQANQDFIKHVTSSNDIKETLAAQKTCAVLTIEGGEALNGQIEQLKEYYHYGVRALTLTWNGRNDLADGVGMGAGAGGLTNFGRQVVQSMASLGMIIDVSHLAEPGFWDVMDEVKVPIVASHSNCASVCNHPRNLTDKQIKAIAASGGVIGVTYVPQFIDFHQPTIDRLLDHIDHLYKVGGVSCIGLGSDFDGIDEPPDGLHDASVAVPNIINGLTQRGYKTSEIEKILGDNWLRLFKEVCG, from the coding sequence ATGCCGGTTGTAGATGCACATTGTGATACCTTAACTATATTAGCCAGTCAGAAACGTTCGTTAGGGACGGAATCAACTAATGGTCATCTAGACTTGCCCCGTTTAAGAAAAGGTGGCGTAAACGTTCAGTTTTTTGCTATATTTGTAGGGCCTGAATATAGCAGTAGCCCGGTTAAATATACCAATCAAATTATTACCTTGTTTAATGAGGAAATACAAGCTAACCAGGACTTCATTAAGCATGTGACAAGTTCAAATGACATAAAAGAAACTTTGGCGGCCCAAAAAACCTGTGCTGTGCTAACCATTGAAGGCGGCGAAGCCTTAAATGGACAAATAGAACAGTTAAAGGAATACTACCATTATGGAGTAAGGGCTTTAACTCTGACCTGGAATGGTCGTAACGATCTAGCAGACGGCGTAGGAATGGGTGCCGGGGCAGGAGGACTGACTAACTTTGGTCGACAGGTAGTTCAAAGCATGGCCAGTTTAGGGATGATAATAGATGTATCCCACCTGGCTGAACCGGGCTTTTGGGACGTCATGGATGAGGTAAAGGTGCCTATCGTGGCATCTCATTCAAACTGTGCCAGTGTTTGCAACCACCCGAGAAATCTTACAGATAAACAAATTAAGGCCATTGCTGCCTCCGGTGGAGTTATCGGAGTAACCTATGTGCCACAATTTATTGATTTCCATCAGCCCACAATTGACCGGTTACTGGATCATATTGATCACCTGTATAAAGTGGGCGGAGTCTCCTGCATTGGCCTGGGCTCAGATTTTGACGGTATTGACGAACCGCCGGACGGTTTACATGACGCCAGTGTAGCGGTGCCCAACATAATTAATGGTTTAACGCAAAGAGGATATAAAACAAGTGAAATAGAAAAGATTTTAGGCGATAACTGGCTGCGATTATTTAAAGAGGTTTGTGGTTAA
- a CDS encoding PHP domain-containing protein has product MNADLHIHTTASDGSDRPEEIVRKALRLGLGAIAVSDHDTMAGVTEAQRAAKDFKIEVLPGIEINTYFQGREIHVLGYLIDPKNQLFLAKLAELQQERLVRTKKMIAKLKQLNINISLDQVMAYAQGGSIGRPHVAEAMIEAGYVSSKEEAFDKFIGAGKPAFVPREQLTPLGAIKLITAAGGVPVLAHPGLAKIDDQIPTLVAAGLKGLEVWHPKHDYLMVEHYYKLAQKYNLVQTGGSDYHGPGHSTGNQLGAATAPMSTVQKLKDLSIIKDFSFAEKCKER; this is encoded by the coding sequence TTGAATGCAGACCTGCATATTCATACTACTGCTTCCGATGGCAGTGACCGGCCTGAGGAAATAGTACGAAAGGCCTTAAGGTTAGGACTGGGGGCCATTGCTGTTTCAGATCATGATACTATGGCCGGAGTAACCGAGGCCCAAAGAGCAGCAAAGGACTTTAAAATCGAGGTTTTACCTGGCATAGAGATAAACACCTACTTTCAAGGACGTGAAATCCACGTATTAGGATACCTGATTGATCCTAAGAACCAACTATTTTTGGCTAAACTAGCTGAGCTTCAACAAGAACGATTGGTCAGAACTAAAAAAATGATAGCTAAATTAAAACAGTTAAATATAAACATCAGTCTGGATCAGGTTATGGCATATGCACAAGGCGGCAGTATAGGCCGGCCTCACGTGGCTGAGGCCATGATAGAAGCTGGTTATGTCTCCTCCAAGGAGGAAGCCTTTGATAAGTTTATTGGTGCCGGCAAGCCAGCCTTTGTTCCCAGGGAACAGCTTACCCCATTGGGAGCTATAAAATTAATAACAGCAGCAGGGGGAGTTCCTGTTTTAGCCCATCCAGGCTTAGCCAAGATTGACGATCAAATACCCACCCTGGTGGCAGCGGGACTTAAAGGTTTGGAAGTTTGGCATCCCAAGCACGACTACTTAATGGTTGAACATTACTATAAATTAGCTCAGAAATATAATTTAGTTCAAACTGGCGGCTCAGATTACCATGGGCCCGGGCACAGCACAGGTAACCAATTGGGGGCGGCAACTGCCCCTATGTCTACGGTGCAAAAATTAAAGGATTTATCAATAATTAAGGATTTCAGTTTTGCTGAAAAATGTAAGGAGAGATGA
- a CDS encoding LL-diaminopimelate aminotransferase produces the protein MQLARRMQALAPGIFTAMTKAKTEVEAKGVRVINLGIGSPDLPPAPHIIEALRQGVENPRNYTYPIGGNLKLHQALANWYKERFNVILDPQTEIITLMGSQDGLAHIAWAYINPGDIALVPDPGYPIYSASILLAEGELYPMPLLASNKFLPDLKAIPRDVAKKAKLMTINYPNNPVAASANADFFKEVVEFARNYDIIVCHDVAYAELAYDGFKPMSFLEVPGAKEVGIEFYSLSKTYNMAGCRIGFAVGNAEVLQALDTIKSNIDYGVFAAVQEAGIAALTGDQACVRQTAAIYQRRRDILIDGLGSLGWHMPKPQASMFVWAPLPNGYTSSMEFSIELLNKAGVLVIPGVAFGSQGEGYVRIGLVQPAEELQEVIQRIGSCFNFN, from the coding sequence ATGCAGTTGGCCCGGCGAATGCAAGCCTTAGCCCCCGGTATATTTACAGCTATGACTAAGGCTAAAACAGAGGTGGAAGCTAAAGGGGTAAGAGTTATTAATCTGGGCATTGGCAGCCCTGATTTACCTCCGGCGCCCCATATCATAGAAGCCCTCCGTCAAGGGGTAGAAAATCCCCGCAATTATACCTACCCCATTGGGGGGAATTTAAAACTGCACCAAGCGTTAGCCAATTGGTATAAAGAAAGGTTTAACGTAATTCTAGACCCACAAACAGAAATAATAACTCTGATGGGCTCCCAGGATGGCCTGGCCCATATTGCTTGGGCGTACATCAATCCCGGGGATATCGCCTTGGTACCGGATCCCGGCTATCCTATATACTCTGCGTCTATTTTATTAGCAGAGGGAGAATTATACCCCATGCCCCTATTGGCCAGCAACAAGTTTCTACCTGATTTAAAGGCTATTCCCCGGGATGTAGCCAAGAAGGCTAAATTAATGACTATCAACTATCCCAACAACCCCGTTGCCGCTTCGGCAAATGCTGATTTCTTTAAAGAGGTAGTGGAGTTTGCCCGGAATTATGATATTATCGTATGTCATGACGTGGCCTATGCGGAGTTAGCATACGACGGCTTTAAACCCATGAGCTTCCTAGAAGTGCCCGGAGCCAAAGAGGTAGGCATTGAGTTCTACTCCCTTTCTAAAACTTATAATATGGCGGGTTGCCGTATTGGCTTTGCTGTGGGCAATGCAGAGGTTTTACAGGCCTTGGATACTATCAAATCAAACATTGATTATGGAGTTTTTGCTGCAGTCCAGGAGGCAGGAATCGCTGCTTTAACCGGTGACCAGGCTTGTGTCCGTCAAACAGCTGCCATTTACCAAAGACGCCGGGATATTTTGATTGACGGTCTTGGTAGCTTGGGTTGGCATATGCCTAAGCCACAAGCTTCCATGTTTGTCTGGGCACCATTGCCAAATGGCTATACCTCATCCATGGAATTTAGCATTGAACTATTAAATAAGGCTGGAGTACTGGTCATCCCGGGCGTTGCCTTTGGGTCCCAGGGTGAGGGTTATGTAAGAATCGGCCTGGTGCAGCCGGCTGAAGAATTACAGGAAGTCATTCAAAGGATTGGGTCATGTTTTAACTTTAACTAG
- a CDS encoding translation initiation factor 2 → MNGADIQYLQKRIEELEEKVEQLRLSRRVLMNLIEKIEKDKSGFLSQLEKENRKLHKDNYRYAQSILKQNRRIVELQNKLDNLLTDQS, encoded by the coding sequence TTGAACGGAGCGGATATTCAGTATCTACAAAAACGCATTGAGGAATTAGAAGAAAAGGTTGAACAACTTCGCCTCAGCCGTAGGGTATTAATGAATCTTATCGAAAAGATTGAAAAGGATAAATCCGGCTTTCTTTCACAATTAGAAAAAGAAAATCGTAAGCTGCACAAAGATAATTACCGCTACGCACAAAGTATATTAAAACAAAACAGGCGTATTGTAGAACTGCAAAACAAATTGGATAATCTGTTAACAGACCAAAGCTAA
- a CDS encoding DUF3842 family protein, giving the protein MNIAVVDGQGGGIGKHIVEKLRKELPEQVEILALGTNALATSAMVKAGANEGASGENVVIYNSSRVDLIVGRANGVQIVGLRGEPMPHLIDELVTRIKRLV; this is encoded by the coding sequence ATGAATATTGCAGTGGTTGACGGGCAAGGCGGGGGGATTGGTAAGCATATTGTTGAGAAGCTCAGAAAAGAATTGCCCGAACAGGTAGAAATCCTGGCTCTGGGTACCAATGCTCTGGCCACCTCGGCTATGGTAAAGGCCGGAGCTAATGAGGGCGCCAGTGGCGAAAATGTGGTGATTTACAACTCCAGCAGGGTTGATCTAATTGTTGGGAGAGCTAACGGTGTACAAATTGTCGGCTTACGTGGTGAACCAATGCCTCATTTAATTGATGAATTGGTAACCAGAATTAAAAGGTTAGTTTAA
- a CDS encoding HDOD domain-containing protein, whose protein sequence is MILNRIRQFWHALFSRMGSSEISFVRSSLNLEEQRLFFQMDRPTQTHCVRVAKTCLKIMPPGQPVNKELLIKSALLHDIGKPANAIKTLDRVMIVLIKALAPDLFYKIIKKNKSWGRLGRSFLIHVNHPDQGAQLAKQAGMSPEVVYLLKSHHQPAKAGEPLELTILRQADDLN, encoded by the coding sequence ATGATCTTAAATCGGATAAGGCAGTTCTGGCATGCTCTTTTTAGTCGAATGGGCAGTTCAGAAATTTCCTTTGTCAGGTCCAGCTTAAACTTAGAGGAACAAAGATTGTTTTTCCAAATGGACAGGCCCACGCAAACTCACTGTGTACGGGTAGCTAAAACCTGTTTAAAGATAATGCCACCAGGCCAACCGGTAAATAAAGAACTTTTAATTAAATCTGCTCTCCTGCATGACATTGGTAAACCGGCAAATGCCATTAAGACCCTGGACCGGGTTATGATTGTGTTGATCAAGGCCCTGGCCCCAGACCTATTTTATAAAATTATCAAAAAAAACAAATCTTGGGGTCGTCTGGGCAGATCATTTTTAATCCATGTTAACCACCCCGATCAGGGAGCTCAACTGGCTAAACAAGCTGGCATGTCACCTGAGGTGGTTTATTTGTTAAAATCTCATCACCAACCGGCAAAAGCTGGTGAGCCACTGGAATTAACAATTTTGCGTCAGGCGGATGATTTAAACTAA
- the cobU gene encoding bifunctional adenosylcobinamide kinase/adenosylcobinamide-phosphate guanylyltransferase yields the protein MAKGKLVLVLGGARSGKSQFAEKLAEKLGEHIVYLASASVADEEMARRVKIHQERRPSNWQTKEETLKIVNAVAELNGNCEVILFDCLTLWLSNLLLNGLLPKSGTSWPEKENYILKEVERLAEYCTTMDTHVIIVSNEVSLGIVPDNRLGRSFRDVAGRANQIIAQHADEVYLVAAGIPIEIKSKAYQI from the coding sequence ATGGCTAAAGGCAAGCTTGTTTTGGTGTTGGGGGGAGCCCGCAGTGGTAAAAGTCAATTTGCTGAAAAGCTGGCGGAAAAACTCGGGGAACATATTGTTTATTTGGCCAGTGCTTCTGTAGCTGATGAGGAAATGGCCAGGCGGGTGAAAATCCACCAAGAGCGGCGTCCATCAAATTGGCAAACCAAAGAAGAGACGTTAAAGATTGTTAATGCTGTGGCGGAACTTAATGGTAATTGTGAAGTTATTTTATTTGACTGCTTGACTCTATGGTTATCCAATTTGTTACTTAATGGTTTGCTACCTAAATCCGGTACTTCCTGGCCCGAAAAGGAAAACTATATACTAAAAGAAGTCGAGAGATTGGCCGAATATTGTACCACCATGGATACCCATGTAATCATCGTGAGTAATGAGGTTAGTCTTGGCATTGTGCCTGATAATCGGTTGGGTCGTTCATTTCGGGATGTAGCCGGCCGGGCCAATCAAATTATCGCCCAACATGCCGATGAAGTTTACTTAGTGGCTGCCGGAATACCCATTGAAATAAAGTCCAAGGCTTACCAGATATAA
- the cobC gene encoding alpha-ribazole phosphatase produces the protein MKTMICLVRHGETVWNSNGKFQGHTDVPLSDVGREQARALALRLSQEKIDAFYSSDLARARETAEILANPHNKSVGCLSDLREINFGQWEGLTIKEISERFGEIISKWWNDPLSTQIPSGEKLQDVVIRCNKALNEIVTKHAGETVVIVTHGGAIRTIVASVLGLDLKNYAKLRMDNVSLTILEYYEPGKAILKLYNDTCHLRCKK, from the coding sequence TTGAAGACCATGATATGCCTGGTGCGTCATGGTGAAACTGTTTGGAACTCTAACGGTAAATTTCAGGGTCATACAGATGTACCTTTATCCGATGTAGGCCGGGAACAGGCCAGAGCTTTAGCCTTACGCCTTAGCCAGGAAAAAATAGATGCCTTTTATAGCAGTGACCTTGCCCGGGCCAGAGAAACCGCCGAAATATTGGCCAATCCCCACAACAAGTCGGTAGGTTGTTTAAGTGATTTAAGGGAAATTAACTTTGGTCAATGGGAGGGCCTCACCATCAAAGAAATATCCGAACGTTTCGGTGAAATAATTTCTAAATGGTGGAATGATCCTCTATCAACGCAAATCCCCTCTGGTGAAAAATTACAAGATGTGGTTATTCGTTGCAATAAAGCTTTAAATGAAATTGTTACTAAACATGCAGGGGAAACAGTAGTAATTGTCACGCATGGAGGTGCGATCCGCACCATTGTTGCTTCCGTTCTGGGGCTAGATCTAAAAAATTACGCTAAGTTACGTATGGATAATGTTTCATTAACTATATTAGAATACTATGAGCCCGGCAAAGCTATTTTAAAACTGTATAATGATACTTGCCATTTGAGATGTAAGAAGTGA